The sequence below is a genomic window from Eubalaena glacialis isolate mEubGla1 chromosome 13, mEubGla1.1.hap2.+ XY, whole genome shotgun sequence.
ACGTAAGTGATGCCCAAATGCAATGAGTTTGTAAATATGAAAGCTACAAGATGGGCAAACACGGACCTGAACAACTGTTAGAGTTTCTTAATTCAGGAACATAGCTTCAATGCTTTATAACTTAGGAAGCAACCCCTAAAAACAGTCCATTGATTTGATTTCTtagaaattaggggaaaaaaaaaagcatttgaaaaaattgctCACTACAATTAGCAACAGAggaacaatattaaaaaatcaaaatacaacatggggaatataggaGCCACGGTCCCAAAGTACCAAAAGATAGACTCAGACTTCTTCACgttagaattaaaaaatacatagttaAAGGAAAAATTAACCAGGCTCTGCACAGCAGGTTAAATATGCAACCACTTCAAACGGAAATGATCTAGTCCTCATGTGTAGTTCTGGGAATGTGCTCTAACATCCAGTTCTCTATAGACAAAATAGCAAAAGCACATCATTTCATTAGCAAAGGCCCCTTTGTTTTAGACTTAAATTCACCTCTGACCCACCGAAGTTTATATTAATTATCAAACtactattttaataacattttaagcttgcaatatatttttttcatgcctAACCCAGATCACTGGTGCAGAGGTATATATGCTTTAAACTAGCCAAATTTACAAGTCTCCATGGCATCCTCACTCAGAAAACATTCAAACGCGATGGTTTCATAGTGTTATGATTGTTCCatcttcttctaagagtttttgaTCTGGAGCATGCGTTTCAAATTCTGTATTTGTGCCACTTGCTAAGGGTGCTAAGCTCACTTCATTAGAAGGAATAAAACCGTTCTGTCCAGATTCAAAACTGAGTTCTATTTGTGTTAATGATTCCAGGCTCTCGGTGTTACGAACAGCCTTAGGGATCTGCTGTGGCACACCATTGTCTTCAATAATAATGTCATCTTCATCGCTGTCTTCATCCTCTGGCTCAAAGCTCGGTTCGATCTGCTGTGGATAGCCAGGAAGGCTGTTGTCAGTAGACTGGCCAGAGCTGCCGGAAGTCCGACTGTTCCTAATGACGTTATTCCTCTGGTTTGCTGGTCTCACTGTGATGATGAGGTTGCGGCTGTTTGCAATCATCATGTCAGTTACTTGATCTAGACTCTTCCCGGAAACTTCTATGCCATTAACTTCTAAAACTTCATCATTAACGGCTAATAGTCCTGTGCTTTGAGCCAGACCTCCTGGCACAAGTCTGGATATAAAGATCCCTGGGACCTTCTCTAAGCCATGGGGTGTCACCCGGACACTGGAGCCGTCCCGGATGTAGAATCCTAGGGGTTTCTCAGTGCCATATTTGTAAAGACGGACCCTACGATGTGTTTCTGGGAGAATATCCACGTCTATAATAGAAGACACAGGTCTGAAGTCCTGGGGCATACTAATGACTATGTGTGGCTTTTTTCTATGGTTGTCAGGACGCAACACATTGGTTAAAACATTCTTCTTCTTTATTAGTGTGTCTGTACCAAAGGCACTGTAGTCTGCttcttctgtttaaaaataaaataaaataattacagaaatgCTGTATAAACGCCCATTTATCTATAGTGGAATCTGTACAGAAAGGATAACTCAAATATATTTGGTACATAAACAAACTCGTTAAATATCAGCCTGTTCCTATCAGCTGAAAATGTAGTGTAGTAGTAAGACATGCTATACCAGAAAAGCCCAATAGGTGGCCCTCTCGAGTATTCACCATAAAGTTACCAAAAGTTGAAGTTAAATTTGATAAAGCTCAATGACTTAAACAACATTAAATATGGCAGATGAAATTCTGATAAGCCTCACACACACATTCTTAAACACCATTTAAAACAagttatttacattgtattttccCTATGTTTGTTTAAACACCTCCAGCTTGCATGCTTATCATATTTGACTCAATGACACGAAATTGGACACTT
It includes:
- the PARD6B gene encoding partitioning defective 6 homolog beta — encoded protein: MNRSHRHGAGSGCLGTMEVKSKFGAEFRRFSLERSKPGKFEEFYGLLQHVHKIPNLDVLVGYADIHGDLLPINNDDNYHKAVSTANPLLRIFIQKKEEADYSAFGTDTLIKKKNVLTNVLRPDNHRKKPHIVISMPQDFRPVSSIIDVDILPETHRRVRLYKYGTEKPLGFYIRDGSSVRVTPHGLEKVPGIFISRLVPGGLAQSTGLLAVNDEVLEVNGIEVSGKSLDQVTDMMIANSRNLIITVRPANQRNNVIRNSRTSGSSGQSTDNSLPGYPQQIEPSFEPEDEDSDEDDIIIEDNGVPQQIPKAVRNTESLESLTQIELSFESGQNGFIPSNEVSLAPLASGTNTEFETHAPDQKLLEEDGTIITL